From the genome of Streptomyces sp. NBC_01116, one region includes:
- a CDS encoding (4Fe-4S)-binding protein, whose translation MPSRPGESAVTSRPPPSPAARSYEGEGIVVGFDAHRCLHAAECVRGLPAVFDVDRRPWIQPDNAPADEVADVVHRCPSGALQYHRTDGMPDEVPDVPTHVSLHADGVLHVRGDLEVATPYGPRHETRVVLCGCGATGDTPYCDHSGPCAAHG comes from the coding sequence ATGCCGAGCCGACCAGGAGAGTCAGCGGTGACCAGCCGGCCGCCCCCGAGCCCCGCCGCCCGCTCCTACGAGGGCGAGGGCATCGTCGTCGGCTTCGACGCGCACCGCTGCCTGCACGCCGCCGAGTGCGTGCGCGGGCTCCCCGCCGTCTTCGACGTCGACCGCCGCCCGTGGATCCAGCCGGACAACGCCCCCGCCGACGAGGTCGCCGACGTCGTCCACCGCTGCCCGAGCGGCGCGCTCCAGTACCACCGCACCGACGGGATGCCCGACGAGGTCCCGGACGTTCCCACCCACGTCTCCCTCCACGCCGACGGGGTGCTGCACGTGCGCGGGGATCTCGAAGTCGCCACCCCGTACGGACCGCGCCACGAGACCCGGGTGGTGCTCTGCGGCTGCGGAGCCACCGGCGACACGCCGTACTGCGACCACAGCGGACCCTGCGCCGCACACGGCTGA